The sequence AAAAGGCTGTTTTGGTTGTCCTCGGTGGTGGAGAAGTTTCTGGTCTCCTTGGTTGGGATGGGAGAGTTACGCTTCACCACGACGTCCATCACCCCCCCTACGGTCTCCAGTCCCAGGGAAACGGGGGTCACGTCCAAGAGCAGAAGGTTCTGCAGGTTCTGGTACCGGTGGCCCGTCAAGATGGCTGCTTGGATGGCTGCCCCGTGCGCCACGGCTTCCTCGGGGTTGATACTCTTCCGGAGCGCCTTCCCCTCAAAGAATTTTGACAGGAGGTTCTGTATCATGGGGATGCGCGTAGAGCCTCCCACGAGCACAATGTCATGGATCTGGGCCTTTTTCATCCCAGCATCCTCCAGGGCCCTCTCCACGTGATCCATCGTGGCCTGGAAGAGATCAGCACACAGGTCTTCGAAGCAGGCCCGGGTGATGGTGGCGCAGAAGTCCACTCCCTGGTGCAGGGCGTCAACGGAGACGGTGGCCCTAACGTTGGCGCTCAGGGCCCGTTTCGCTTTCTCACAAGCCACCTGCAGCCTCTGCACTGCCTTGGCGCTCTGGCCGAGATCCTCTTTGTGTTTCTTCTGGAATTCCTGCATGAGATGGTCCAGCAGCCGCCGGTCAAAGTCCTCTCCGCCCAGCTGCGTATCTCCGGTTGTAGCGACCACTTCAAAGATGCCGTCTTGGACAGAGAGGACAGACACATCCAGTGTCCCCCCACCCAGGGCAAAGACAAGGATGTTCCTCTTCACTTTCCAGTGGGTGTCGTCATTCAGGCCATAGGCGATGGCGGCTGCACTGGGCTCACTGATCAGCCTCAGGACCCTGAGTCCCGCAATGGCGCCGGCATCAATGGTGGCCTGGCGCTGGGCGTCACTGAAGTAGGCTGGGACCGTGATGACCGCCTGGGAGACTGGGCGGCCTAGATAGGCCTCCGCCGCCTGCTTCAGCTTGGACAGCACCATGGCCGAGATTTCCTCTGGATAAAAAGCCTTCTCCATCCCTCTATAGGACACTTGCACTCGGACCTTCTCT is a genomic window of Eublepharis macularius isolate TG4126 chromosome 1, MPM_Emac_v1.0, whole genome shotgun sequence containing:
- the LOC129325773 gene encoding heat shock 70 kDa protein 1B-like; the protein is MQRGLDPENTVFGAKRLIGRRYDDPAVQSSMKCWPFRVVECAEKVRVQVSYRGMEKAFYPEEISAMVLSKLKQAAEAYLGRPVSQAVITVPAYFSDAQRQATIDAGAIAGLRVLRLISEPSAAAIAYGLNDDTHWKVKRNILVFALGGGTLDVSVLSVQDGIFEVVATTGDTQLGGEDFDRRLLDHLMQEFQKKHKEDLGQSAKAVQRLQVACEKAKRALSANVRATVSVDALHQGVDFCATITRACFEDLCADLFQATMDHVERALEDAGMKKAQIHDIVLVGGSTRIPMIQNLLSKFFEGKALRKSINPEEAVAHGAAIQAAILTGHRYQNLQNLLLLDVTPVSLGLETVGGVMDVVVKRNSPIPTKETRNFSTTEDNQNSLFLQIYEGERTLTKHNRLLGTVTLSGLCPAPRCVPVIVVTFAVDHNNILTVSATERGTGNSRQLVITNARGRLDREEMERIVQEEEEYREQEKVEQEKTEALNSLESSTFQLKRVAEQGKSLDDRAKRRVLEMCEETALWLEENQLAPKKEYEERKRELEDVCYSIITRVLQGAIPCSVQTRTSPWELASIKKGRV